GTCCGCGCAGGTGCGCGGCAACCGCACCAACATCGCCTGGGTGTGGGACGTCTACGACCGCAACCAGCAGCGCGCGCTGCGGCTGTCCGGCGAGGAAGCGACCGGCCGGCCCGGCCGCGATGCCTGGGACCAGGCCGACGACACCGTGCTGCGCCGGATCGCCCAGGCCGGCTTCACCGGGCTGAGCGGCTTGGTGAACGGAACCTTACCTGCCGACTCCGCGCCACGTGCTCCGGCGGCGCGCGGACCGGCGATCGCCGACGCCCCGGCGAGCGACGAGCCGCCTGCGAGTTCGCTGAGCTTCGCCGCGCGCTGACCGCTACCTATGTCGAATCCGCATCGGAAAACCGCCCGCGACGGGTTGCCATCGCACGCCACCGGCTGATATCACCTCGCTCGCAAAAGCGCCCGTTTTCGTGAGTCAACCGATATGCTGAACGTTGTGTCCACCGCGGCGAGGGGAAACGCGTCGATGTCGTGGAAAAACGGCTCCGTCAAGCTTGTCGCCGGCAATTCCAATCCCGAGCTGGCGCGCGGCATTGCCGACTGGCTGAAGATGCCGCTCACCAAAGCCAGCGTCCGCCGCTTCGCCGACAACGAGGTGTTCGTCGAGATCCAGGAGAACGTCCGCGGCTCGGATGTCTACATCATCCAGTCGACGTCGTTTCCGACCAACGACCATCTGATGGAACTCTTGATCATCACCGACGCGCTGCGCCGCGCCTCGGCGCGCCGGATCACCGCGGTGATCCCGTATTTCGGCTACGCCCGCCAGGACCGCAAGGCCGGTGGACGAACGCCGATCTCGGCCAAGCTGGTCGCCAATCTGATCACCCATGCGGGGACGGATCGGGTGATGACGCTCGATCTGCACGCCGGCCAGATCCAGGGCTTCTTCGATATCCCGACCGATAACCTGTTCGCCTCGCCGGTGATGGTGCGCGACATCAAGGAGCGCTTCGACCTGTCGAAAGTCGCAGTGGTGTCGCCCGACGTCGGCGGCGTGGTCCGCGCCCGCGGTCTCGCCAAGCGCATCAACGCGCCGCTGGCGATCATCGACAAGCGCCGCGAGCGCGCCGGCGAATCCGAAGTGATGAACGTGATCGGCGAAGTCGAGGGCTATAC
The DNA window shown above is from Rhodopseudomonas palustris HaA2 and carries:
- a CDS encoding ribose-phosphate pyrophosphokinase, whose product is MSWKNGSVKLVAGNSNPELARGIADWLKMPLTKASVRRFADNEVFVEIQENVRGSDVYIIQSTSFPTNDHLMELLIITDALRRASARRITAVIPYFGYARQDRKAGGRTPISAKLVANLITHAGTDRVMTLDLHAGQIQGFFDIPTDNLFASPVMVRDIKERFDLSKVAVVSPDVGGVVRARGLAKRINAPLAIIDKRRERAGESEVMNVIGEVEGYTCILIDDIVDSGGTLVNAADALLANGAKDVYAYITHGVLSGGACARINSSKLKELVITDSIQPTNAVCNSANIRTLSIASLIAEAIGRTASEESVSSLFD